A genomic stretch from Chryseobacterium sp. SNU WT5 includes:
- a CDS encoding helicase-related protein, with the protein MSETSYLNHSSSEISIIEGTKNELIVFNSDNDKDSFLELLKLNNQNNGRTLVTLNYNENTGSFVERFKNYDGKIFLCLTGDDDGNRSTQKILNEFQNKNIKDIRLLYGISENGNQNLEEYLKNKLQVQEKNTTLVEQKTIRNEDDGTQSEGISDTQHLGAELSQRNSGESNQTSKPKQNGNHFGGQAVDGNHTGNGLEDTIWKHLVGKPERGPVDGTQPQNAAKNEGAEHSLGGIVSGRNVSNRIAEIVKTSTQNNEALGVLISKYKGQKLTNEQVAEVVSAACFVSSDKQVKLKESLNITEDLKEICHQFKSGGTAKEGRGILDEYYTDSRIVDAVRNLIKDQFKNRQEISVLEPSVGTGNFLYAVKELGIKSNITAFEINETTAKIAKILHPEAHIHLRSFETEFIEEKGNKKEFAEKYDLVIGNPPYGDHRGLYKGLGEEPKISKYEDYFVKRSLDSLKPNGVLAMVLPSGWLNRQAQLKNADILEGFRLPNGAFAGTQVGTDIIILQKNSQKISTDISNYFEKHPDRILGETREKTNRFGRLENYVYGNLEDALSRIEQLKNKKQTERIGNLFEDLFLEVDQPKGESKSKTLENTIPAKTEEIDLAETKDKIEQVLSRLNEVKFKSPAIEKEIEKYFKLQTQIFDNPPNFSKDQIDEIHRKADKIIQSHKEKNAEYRIQTKPEIKKGVLKYQFFKADEIVNASLQNSTDITKEQIEAFRDTSYDGTLNNHGKHYQFANYMDGNWVHDFYYAEGNIYAKLEQLEIDFKDRFSVGGTENQYEKQKDLLLNVLPKPKTLDEISISPNHEFVHQFDLGSIEKERWNQNTRQTETVTVPYNLAEKFKDFVGTLSSEAFAGSSSWEVRSFVDNENVTGSDKERNALVRERRKVAANDLFQKFLREELSDALRKRFVNDFNRNYNNIYVPDYSKFPLFSKIHLNFKGRELRLTEVQKAGIGRQTTKGVGLLAHEVGFGKTLSGILSMHEAMERANAKRPLIVVPNDSILKQWVETIFETIPEAKVNVLGNLGKDFDLSKFDNKDGEITIVTYEGFNNIGFSENITQNLASKFSYISENELRSVNTISERDFQKELEKEKELVGKMKRGKIYDWEDFGFDHLTYDEVHNANHIVGKVRIKDRRFASDFRNQNQQTSKLGINTWMAAQYIQEKNDGRNVTLLSATPFTNKPLEYYSILSLIANKRLEESGYFNVNTFFETFMEADNDMEIDAKGDVKFKANVRRFKNNSLFQQLLSEFIDIKGEEDNPELVRPNRINKEYKIEQNYLTSEQYEMLNENFTETQKGAILTHILNARLIAISPYLSPYYEGEEPSLEEFIEDSPKLKQTMDLIRQNKNDIPDSGQIIYSELAVSEFPKLREYLVREVGYKPEEVGVITGATSKPNRLKIQDDFNSGKIKVVIGSEAIQEGMNLQENTTDIYMLSLPYNFTSLRQVEGRAWRQGNRNENVRINFMLTNDSIDVFMLQKLQSKQARYLEAMKKGADVLDISDISTQEMKTAIITNPETRANIEIELMKKQIETEKNKFLADSAFVLRKYDSFIKIQEEVTKAQHNYNRILGYSKEEGDNAEYWKNQLPFYQKTIDLTKEKVQEEIDILSQKGVNVTEIEQQTKITEDKIAELDKRLEDLPNVREGLVEKYREEKEMQLKINESRGYLEERMVENSQLFKTNIIRVIDKNFENENVQKIEIQQYGRKR; encoded by the coding sequence GTGAGTGAGACATCCTATTTAAATCATTCTAGTTCAGAAATTTCCATTATTGAGGGAACTAAAAACGAACTGATTGTCTTTAACAGCGATAACGACAAAGATTCGTTTTTGGAACTTTTGAAACTAAACAATCAAAACAACGGCAGAACCCTTGTAACACTCAATTATAATGAAAATACTGGAAGCTTTGTCGAACGGTTTAAAAACTACGACGGAAAGATATTTCTGTGTCTAACCGGTGATGATGACGGAAATAGGTCTACACAAAAAATCCTCAATGAATTTCAAAATAAAAATATCAAGGACATCCGCCTGCTGTATGGAATTTCTGAAAATGGGAACCAAAACCTGGAAGAATATTTAAAAAATAAACTCCAAGTTCAAGAGAAAAATACTACTTTAGTTGAACAAAAAACGATAAGAAATGAAGACGATGGAACTCAATCCGAAGGAATTTCCGACACTCAGCACTTGGGAGCCGAACTTTCTCAACGAAATTCTGGAGAATCTAACCAAACAAGCAAACCCAAGCAAAACGGAAATCACTTTGGAGGACAAGCTGTGGACGGCAACCATACTGGAAATGGACTTGAAGACACAATCTGGAAGCATCTGGTCGGAAAACCAGAGCGAGGACCCGTTGACGGAACACAACCGCAAAATGCTGCAAAAAATGAGGGAGCAGAACATTCCTTGGGCGGAATCGTATCCGGGAGAAATGTATCCAATAGAATAGCAGAAATAGTAAAAACATCTACTCAAAACAATGAGGCATTAGGGGTTCTTATTTCAAAATATAAAGGTCAAAAACTGACCAATGAACAAGTTGCGGAAGTTGTTTCCGCAGCTTGTTTTGTTTCCAGCGATAAGCAAGTTAAACTCAAGGAAAGTCTTAACATTACCGAGGATTTAAAAGAGATCTGTCATCAATTCAAAAGTGGCGGAACAGCTAAAGAAGGCAGGGGTATTTTGGATGAATACTACACCGATTCAAGGATTGTAGATGCCGTCAGAAATTTAATCAAAGACCAGTTTAAGAACAGGCAGGAAATTTCGGTATTGGAACCCAGCGTTGGAACGGGAAATTTTCTGTATGCAGTGAAAGAATTGGGAATCAAGTCCAATATCACTGCCTTTGAAATCAACGAAACCACCGCAAAGATTGCGAAAATCCTTCATCCCGAAGCCCACATCCATCTCCGCTCCTTTGAAACCGAGTTTATCGAAGAGAAAGGCAACAAGAAGGAATTTGCCGAAAAATACGATTTGGTTATCGGTAATCCACCCTACGGCGACCATCGCGGATTATACAAAGGTTTGGGAGAAGAACCCAAAATCTCCAAATACGAGGACTATTTTGTCAAAAGGTCTTTAGATTCTCTTAAACCCAATGGAGTTTTGGCAATGGTGCTTCCTTCGGGTTGGTTGAACCGACAAGCCCAACTAAAAAATGCAGATATTTTGGAAGGTTTTCGTCTGCCGAATGGTGCTTTTGCCGGAACTCAGGTAGGAACGGACATTATTATTCTGCAAAAAAATTCCCAGAAAATTTCTACAGATATTTCCAATTATTTTGAAAAACATCCCGACAGGATTTTAGGGGAAACCCGAGAGAAAACCAACCGTTTTGGGAGGTTGGAAAACTATGTCTATGGAAATTTAGAGGACGCCTTATCTAGGATTGAGCAACTCAAAAATAAAAAGCAGACCGAAAGAATTGGAAACCTCTTTGAAGATTTGTTTTTGGAGGTTGATCAACCTAAAGGAGAATCAAAAAGCAAAACTTTAGAAAACACCATTCCCGCTAAAACAGAAGAAATTGACCTTGCAGAAACGAAAGATAAAATTGAGCAAGTTCTTTCCAGACTTAATGAAGTAAAATTCAAATCTCCCGCAATTGAAAAGGAGATTGAGAAGTATTTCAAACTCCAAACCCAAATTTTTGATAATCCCCCAAATTTTTCGAAAGACCAAATTGATGAAATTCATCGTAAAGCGGATAAAATTATCCAGTCCCACAAAGAGAAAAATGCGGAATATCGAATTCAGACCAAACCGGAAATCAAGAAAGGGGTTTTAAAATACCAATTTTTCAAAGCCGATGAAATTGTGAATGCCTCGCTTCAGAACAGTACCGATATTACTAAAGAACAGATTGAGGCATTTCGGGACACTTCCTACGACGGCACATTAAACAATCACGGTAAGCACTACCAATTTGCCAACTATATGGACGGAAATTGGGTTCACGATTTTTATTACGCCGAAGGGAATATCTACGCCAAATTAGAACAACTGGAAATAGACTTTAAGGACAGGTTCTCGGTTGGCGGAACAGAAAATCAATATGAGAAACAAAAGGATTTACTCCTCAATGTTCTTCCAAAACCAAAAACTTTAGACGAAATCTCAATCAGTCCGAATCATGAATTTGTCCACCAGTTTGATTTGGGATCCATAGAAAAGGAACGCTGGAATCAAAACACAAGACAGACGGAAACTGTAACGGTTCCCTATAATCTTGCAGAAAAATTCAAGGATTTTGTCGGAACGCTTTCCAGTGAGGCATTTGCAGGTTCTTCATCTTGGGAAGTAAGAAGTTTTGTAGACAACGAAAACGTTACCGGAAGCGACAAGGAACGGAATGCCTTGGTTCGCGAAAGACGAAAAGTCGCCGCCAACGACTTGTTTCAAAAATTTTTGAGGGAAGAATTGTCGGACGCTTTAAGGAAGCGTTTTGTCAATGATTTTAACCGAAACTACAACAATATCTATGTTCCGGACTATTCAAAGTTTCCTTTGTTTTCAAAAATCCATTTGAATTTTAAAGGTCGAGAACTTAGATTAACTGAAGTTCAGAAAGCCGGAATCGGAAGGCAGACCACGAAAGGTGTCGGATTACTTGCACATGAAGTGGGATTTGGAAAAACATTGTCTGGAATCCTGTCAATGCACGAAGCGATGGAAAGAGCAAATGCGAAAAGACCGCTGATTGTCGTTCCCAATGACAGCATTCTGAAACAGTGGGTGGAAACCATTTTTGAAACCATTCCCGAAGCCAAAGTGAATGTCTTGGGAAATCTCGGAAAAGACTTCGACCTCTCAAAATTCGACAACAAGGATGGGGAAATCACCATCGTCACTTACGAGGGTTTTAACAATATCGGTTTTTCTGAAAATATTACCCAAAATCTGGCTTCCAAGTTCTCCTATATTTCAGAAAATGAATTAAGAAGTGTAAACACCATCAGCGAAAGGGATTTTCAGAAAGAACTGGAAAAAGAAAAAGAACTGGTGGGTAAAATGAAGCGTGGCAAGATTTACGATTGGGAAGACTTTGGTTTTGACCATCTGACTTATGACGAAGTCCACAACGCGAACCATATCGTAGGAAAAGTAAGAATAAAAGACCGCCGATTTGCTTCAGACTTTAGAAATCAAAACCAGCAGACTTCAAAGTTGGGTATCAATACTTGGATGGCTGCGCAATACATCCAAGAAAAGAACGACGGTAGAAATGTTACCTTGCTTTCTGCAACGCCATTTACCAATAAACCACTGGAATATTATTCTATTCTCTCCTTGATTGCGAACAAGAGATTAGAAGAATCGGGCTACTTCAATGTGAATACCTTCTTTGAAACCTTTATGGAGGCAGACAACGACATGGAGATTGACGCAAAAGGTGATGTGAAATTCAAGGCGAATGTTCGACGTTTTAAAAACAATTCGCTGTTTCAGCAACTTTTATCTGAATTTATTGATATCAAAGGCGAAGAAGACAATCCAGAATTGGTGCGGCCCAACCGAATCAACAAGGAATATAAGATTGAGCAGAACTATTTAACGAGTGAGCAATACGAAATGCTCAATGAAAACTTTACCGAAACCCAAAAAGGGGCAATTCTTACGCATATCCTTAATGCCCGTTTGATTGCGATTTCACCATATCTTTCTCCCTATTATGAAGGAGAAGAACCGTCTTTAGAAGAGTTTATAGAGGATTCTCCGAAACTAAAACAAACGATGGATTTGATTCGGCAGAACAAAAACGACATTCCGGATTCGGGACAGATTATCTACTCTGAATTAGCTGTTTCGGAATTTCCGAAACTAAGGGAATATTTGGTACGGGAGGTCGGCTACAAACCGGAAGAAGTCGGAGTCATCACCGGAGCAACCAGCAAACCAAACCGTTTAAAGATTCAAGATGATTTCAATTCCGGAAAAATAAAGGTGGTCATCGGAAGCGAGGCGATTCAGGAAGGAATGAACCTTCAGGAAAATACGACGGATATTTACATGCTTTCTCTTCCGTACAACTTTACCTCTCTACGGCAAGTGGAAGGTCGTGCTTGGCGACAAGGAAATAGGAACGAAAATGTAAGAATCAACTTTATGTTGACCAATGACAGCATTGATGTCTTTATGCTTCAAAAATTGCAATCCAAACAGGCAAGATACTTGGAGGCAATGAAGAAGGGAGCCGATGTTTTAGATATTTCTGACATCAGCACGCAGGAAATGAAAACCGCCATCATCACGAATCCCGAAACCAGAGCGAATATAGAAATTGAACTGATGAAAAAGCAAATTGAAACCGAAAAAAATAAATTTTTGGCTGATTCTGCTTTTGTGCTTCGAAAATATGACAGTTTTATTAAAATTCAGGAAGAAGTAACTAAAGCGCAACATAACTACAACCGAATCTTAGGCTATTCCAAGGAAGAGGGCGACAATGCCGAATACTGGAAAAACCAGCTTCCATTTTATCAGAAAACGATTGATTTGACAAAGGAGAAAGTCCAAGAGGAAATTGATATTCTTTCTCAAAAAGGCGTGAATGTGACGGAGATTGAACAGCAGACAAAAATTACTGAAGATAAGATTGCTGAATTGGATAAAAGGTTGGAGGATTTGCCTAATGTTCGGGAGGGATTGGTTGAGAAGTATAGGGAGGAGAAGGAAATGCAGTTGAAAATTAATGAGAGTAGGGGTTATTTAGAGGAGAGAATGGTGGAGAATTCACAATTATTTAAGACGAATATTATCAGAGTAATTGATAAAAATTTTGAAAATGAAAATGTACAAAAAATAGAAATACAACAATATGGAAGAAAGAGATAA
- a CDS encoding JAB domain-containing protein, with protein sequence METETINYQSKYGPNTNFQFPTDEDTQYLKTSAGEILPYKLFSGRNDADPNSAILREKDNQGYANDFALVERQFSENKSLSFMAGTKISDVNDVAWLFRALEDEAVEHTFALYKFKDDSYLVQHLSTGGITSTVVDLRLLTGNVFKMQPESITLVHNHPSGQLISSKHDRLMLQRLHEIFDHTGIKVEDGIVINLRSGKYLVFNGDLGSDRVLELSEQNQQQGKVSTFSFNKQIFAANYQPFKINSPEDSAAYISSQKFGLSDKTEAIILNNANDIVGKFILPQHRQFEKLTELMTIHAGTGVILYGNNVNEQMYKEYRDKLELMGFTALDAILLESGNYHSLYEKTKINVYDHLLDKFSKNHLNAEPIVGVSENNLNNSYSKNFRNMEEPPQKDYVKLFIDDSEGHTKHEFEISLTEDDKVNYSQIASKIQLYRKPEDHVLLFVGGELLTYEGNEETEKIIDSLKSLFLPDEKKRSNLFSQSNFHSRFKEEMDATRSGFSIDDIIGEPSIKDYAKMNGDDLTQHLNKNKEYFNNQTPNIMETQKEFNQVDYLKNQLKYLGFGEDEKLHKELEKGIKSKNQQFEIKTSSDKALPGNKVDFALKFNKTETGGVFLNSYDAKLKNEKGEEITHNFSVNRENTFTAKEAVNLLEGRSVKIEFHNPKSDQSETAFVQFNFEEPKTEKGNYMFQNFYKNYGVDTDKIVEKANLVFEKPEYRDNTIKSLEKGNVVKVKFEMDDKVVEGKAVLNPQYKNLNLYDNDMNRINTNKPLQGMENEEKQEKAHVKEQSIKR encoded by the coding sequence ATGGAAACAGAAACGATCAATTACCAGAGCAAATATGGACCGAACACGAATTTCCAATTTCCGACGGACGAGGATACGCAATATCTCAAAACGTCGGCGGGCGAAATATTACCGTACAAACTCTTCAGTGGGAGAAATGATGCTGACCCAAATTCCGCCATCCTACGGGAAAAGGACAATCAAGGTTACGCCAATGACTTTGCGCTCGTAGAGCGGCAGTTTTCGGAAAACAAAAGTCTTTCATTCATGGCGGGAACCAAAATTTCTGATGTGAACGATGTGGCTTGGCTTTTCCGTGCGCTTGAAGACGAGGCGGTGGAACACACCTTTGCACTCTACAAATTCAAGGACGACAGTTATCTCGTTCAACATCTTTCGACAGGCGGAATTACTTCCACCGTTGTGGATTTACGGTTGTTGACGGGAAACGTCTTCAAAATGCAGCCCGAAAGCATCACGCTCGTCCACAACCATCCGAGCGGACAACTGATTTCGAGCAAACATGACCGACTCATGTTGCAAAGACTGCACGAAATTTTCGACCATACAGGAATAAAGGTGGAAGACGGCATCGTCATCAATCTGCGTTCGGGGAAATATTTGGTATTCAACGGAGATTTGGGAAGCGACCGTGTTCTGGAACTTTCCGAGCAAAATCAACAGCAGGGAAAAGTCAGCACCTTTTCCTTTAACAAGCAGATTTTTGCCGCCAATTATCAGCCGTTCAAAATCAACAGTCCCGAAGATTCCGCCGCCTACATTTCAAGCCAAAAGTTTGGACTGTCCGACAAGACGGAAGCCATCATCCTGAACAATGCGAACGACATCGTTGGGAAATTCATTCTTCCGCAGCATCGACAGTTCGAGAAACTGACCGAACTGATGACGATTCACGCCGGAACGGGTGTCATCCTTTATGGAAACAATGTAAACGAGCAGATGTACAAGGAATACCGCGACAAACTCGAACTGATGGGGTTCACGGCTTTGGATGCGATTTTATTGGAAAGCGGAAACTACCACTCCCTTTACGAAAAGACCAAAATCAACGTCTATGACCACCTTTTGGACAAATTCAGCAAGAACCATCTGAATGCGGAACCCATTGTCGGCGTATCGGAAAACAACCTAAATAATAGTTACTCTAAAAATTTTAGAAATATGGAAGAACCACCACAAAAGGATTACGTCAAACTGTTTATTGACGATTCCGAAGGTCATACCAAGCACGAATTTGAAATCTCCTTGACGGAAGACGACAAAGTGAACTACAGCCAGATTGCCTCAAAAATCCAGCTGTATCGAAAGCCGGAAGACCATGTTTTGCTATTCGTTGGCGGAGAACTGCTTACCTACGAGGGAAATGAGGAAACAGAAAAAATCATCGATTCCCTTAAAAGTCTTTTTCTTCCCGATGAGAAAAAACGGAGCAATTTATTCAGCCAAAGTAATTTTCATTCGAGATTTAAAGAAGAAATGGATGCCACAAGGTCAGGATTTTCGATAGACGACATCATTGGAGAGCCTTCTATAAAAGATTACGCCAAAATGAACGGAGATGACTTAACACAACACCTCAATAAAAACAAAGAATATTTTAACAATCAAACCCCAAACATTATGGAAACACAAAAAGAATTCAACCAGGTAGATTATCTAAAAAATCAGCTTAAATACCTCGGTTTCGGCGAAGACGAAAAACTTCACAAAGAATTGGAAAAAGGCATCAAGTCCAAAAACCAGCAATTCGAAATCAAAACTTCCTCGGACAAGGCACTGCCCGGAAACAAGGTTGATTTTGCCTTGAAATTCAACAAGACGGAAACGGGTGGTGTTTTCCTCAACTCTTACGACGCCAAATTGAAGAACGAGAAAGGCGAAGAAATCACCCACAATTTTTCGGTAAACAGAGAAAATACCTTTACCGCAAAAGAAGCCGTAAATCTTTTGGAGGGACGGAGCGTGAAAATCGAGTTCCACAACCCCAAAAGCGACCAGTCGGAAACCGCCTTCGTGCAGTTCAACTTTGAGGAGCCAAAGACGGAGAAAGGAAACTATATGTTCCAGAATTTCTACAAAAACTACGGTGTCGATACCGACAAAATCGTGGAAAAAGCCAACCTCGTTTTCGAAAAGCCGGAATACAGGGATAACACCATCAAGTCACTTGAAAAAGGAAATGTGGTGAAAGTGAAATTTGAAATGGACGACAAGGTGGTGGAAGGAAAAGCAGTGCTCAATCCGCAATACAAGAACCTGAACCTTTACGACAACGACATGAACCGCATCAACACCAACAAACCTTTGCAGGGAATGGAAAATGAAGAAAAACAGGAGAAAGCCCATGTGAAGGAACAGAGCATCAAACGATAA
- a CDS encoding M23 family metallopeptidase — MKNRTTIITLTILLLTGGYSMAQFNTLMPTKPHKTEDFKIMETPKEENSNQKKEKKSWKEIFNITPKSELKNETESSMKMLTSQIDSLKTMLKNYHNGNNQSNVDYKKMKDSLFELMQNFQPEKKQEKDFETTFEGLRKNISMPLRNRISVTSPYGTRMHPIFGTAKMHNGIDLKANYEDVHAVLDGIITEAGWDSKGGGNYIKIKHFNRFETSYLHLSEIYYKVGEKVRAGFIIGKSGNTGNSTGPHLHFAVKEFGQSINPYHFLNDLNKANNLIATYYAN; from the coding sequence ATGAAAAATAGAACGACAATAATAACATTAACAATTCTCCTTTTAACAGGCGGTTATTCCATGGCTCAATTCAATACGCTGATGCCGACAAAACCACACAAAACGGAAGACTTTAAAATTATGGAAACCCCAAAAGAGGAGAATTCCAACCAAAAAAAGGAGAAAAAATCGTGGAAAGAAATCTTCAACATCACCCCAAAATCGGAACTGAAAAACGAAACCGAAAGTTCAATGAAGATGTTAACGAGTCAAATCGACTCTCTAAAGACGATGCTTAAAAACTACCATAATGGAAACAATCAAAGTAACGTGGACTACAAAAAGATGAAAGATTCACTATTTGAACTGATGCAAAATTTTCAACCCGAAAAAAAGCAGGAAAAGGATTTTGAAACCACCTTTGAAGGTTTACGGAAAAATATCTCAATGCCTTTGCGCAATAGAATTAGCGTGACTTCGCCTTACGGAACAAGGATGCATCCAATTTTCGGCACTGCAAAAATGCACAACGGAATTGACCTCAAAGCCAACTACGAAGATGTTCACGCCGTGCTTGATGGAATCATTACCGAAGCAGGTTGGGATTCCAAAGGCGGTGGAAACTACATCAAAATCAAACATTTCAACCGATTTGAAACCTCCTATCTCCACCTCTCCGAAATCTACTACAAAGTCGGAGAAAAAGTCAGGGCGGGCTTCATCATCGGGAAAAGTGGAAACACAGGGAACTCTACCGGACCGCACCTGCATTTTGCAGTAAAGGAGTTTGGACAAAGCATCAATCCCTACCATTTCTTAAACGACCTAAACAAAGCAAACAATTTAATAGCAACCTACTATGCAAACTGA
- a CDS encoding type IV secretion system DNA-binding domain-containing protein codes for MQEQQHQIKIYGFLQKAVYAVVALDCASLFYLDADIPIVSNLLKNFSKMSFFYPPINAKFATLILIGLVAVGTKAKKKKDLNIATEIVIPMILGLLMIFSSLVWQNEAGNSKLPKIFPALNLYQVIYAVLSFLGAVILQMGADAISKLMQQKMGKDRWNVEEESFAQNQELVETDTSINIPYLFRYSKKINKGWVNINPFRGTMVIGTPGSGKSFGIINPAIRQMIAKGFCLCIYDFKFPDLAQIAYYHYLLKKSKDSGYEYDFHVINLNEVEKSKRVNPLKKEYIQTLAEAQEMAESMVSSLQKGGSSSGGGSDAFFTQSAINFLSSSIYFFATYEDGKYSDLPHILSFMNRSYKEIFDTLFTNEEIFSLLSPFKTAYENKAFDQLEGQVGTLKIFLSRLATKESFWVFSGDEVELKITNRENPSILILASDPGTQDINSALYSSVLNRTLRLINSKHNLPGGIIADEFPTIYIHKIDNVVATARSNKVAVLLGLQEIPQLRQFYKKEVADTISAIVGNILSGSARDKNTLEWLEKLFGKIKQKSYSQSISQQGTTTSINEKMDFMIPAGKIATLKTGEMVGMIAQGEENDTEEYKTSAMNGKINLDMKAIKQEEHNYVKMPSYYSFVDKMGNNRKNDVLMTNFRKINKEVELIVNEFTKNEK; via the coding sequence ATGCAGGAACAACAACACCAAATTAAGATTTACGGATTCCTTCAGAAGGCGGTTTATGCGGTCGTGGCATTGGATTGTGCGTCGCTTTTCTACCTCGATGCAGATATTCCTATAGTTTCAAATCTATTGAAAAATTTCTCGAAGATGAGTTTCTTTTACCCACCCATCAACGCAAAGTTTGCGACCCTGATTCTGATTGGATTGGTTGCTGTCGGGACAAAGGCGAAGAAGAAAAAGGATTTGAACATCGCCACGGAAATCGTAATCCCCATGATATTGGGCTTGTTGATGATTTTTTCTTCACTCGTTTGGCAAAACGAGGCAGGAAACTCCAAACTCCCTAAAATTTTTCCTGCACTGAATCTTTATCAGGTCATCTATGCCGTATTGTCTTTTTTGGGTGCAGTAATCCTTCAAATGGGAGCAGACGCCATCTCAAAACTCATGCAACAAAAAATGGGAAAAGACCGATGGAATGTAGAGGAAGAAAGTTTTGCCCAAAATCAGGAACTGGTAGAAACGGACACCTCGATCAATATCCCATATCTCTTCAGATACAGTAAAAAAATCAACAAGGGATGGGTCAATATCAATCCATTTCGTGGGACGATGGTGATTGGAACGCCTGGAAGTGGAAAGTCTTTCGGAATCATCAATCCCGCAATCAGGCAAATGATAGCGAAAGGCTTCTGCCTGTGTATTTACGATTTCAAGTTTCCCGATTTGGCGCAGATTGCCTACTACCATTATCTGTTGAAGAAAAGCAAAGATTCAGGGTATGAATACGATTTTCATGTCATCAATCTGAACGAGGTAGAAAAATCCAAAAGGGTAAATCCATTGAAAAAAGAATACATCCAAACCTTGGCGGAAGCACAGGAAATGGCGGAGTCAATGGTATCGTCGCTCCAAAAGGGAGGTTCAAGTTCGGGAGGCGGCTCCGATGCTTTTTTCACCCAATCTGCCATCAACTTTCTTTCGTCGAGTATCTACTTTTTTGCCACCTACGAGGACGGAAAATATTCGGATTTACCACATATCCTGTCCTTTATGAACCGAAGTTACAAGGAGATTTTTGACACACTTTTTACCAACGAGGAAATATTCTCACTGCTTTCTCCCTTTAAGACGGCGTATGAAAACAAGGCATTTGACCAGTTGGAGGGACAGGTCGGAACCTTGAAGATATTTCTCTCACGATTGGCGACCAAGGAAAGTTTCTGGGTGTTTTCGGGCGACGAAGTGGAACTAAAAATTACGAACAGGGAGAATCCTTCCATCCTGATTTTGGCATCCGATCCAGGAACGCAGGACATCAATTCCGCCCTTTATTCATCGGTTTTAAACAGGACTTTACGACTCATCAACTCCAAACACAATTTGCCGGGAGGAATTATTGCTGACGAGTTTCCCACCATCTACATACATAAAATCGACAACGTGGTGGCGACCGCAAGGAGCAACAAAGTGGCGGTCTTATTGGGACTTCAGGAAATCCCACAACTCCGACAGTTTTACAAAAAAGAAGTTGCCGACACCATTTCCGCCATTGTTGGAAATATCCTTTCAGGTTCCGCAAGGGACAAAAATACTCTGGAATGGCTGGAGAAACTGTTCGGAAAAATCAAGCAAAAATCCTATTCCCAATCCATCTCCCAACAAGGAACGACGACCAGCATCAACGAGAAAATGGACTTTATGATTCCTGCAGGAAAAATTGCGACGCTCAAAACTGGCGAAATGGTCGGAATGATTGCTCAGGGCGAGGAAAACGACACCGAGGAATACAAAACTTCGGCGATGAACGGCAAAATCAATTTGGATATGAAGGCCATCAAACAGGAAGAACACAACTATGTGAAAATGCCTTCCTATTACTCATTTGTCGACAAAATGGGAAACAATAGGAAAAACGATGTCCTGATGACCAACTTCAGAAAAATCAATAAGGAGGTTGAATTAATCGTAAATGAATTTACTAAAAATGAAAAATAG